One part of the bacterium genome encodes these proteins:
- a CDS encoding type II toxin-antitoxin system RelE/ParE family toxin: protein MVRIEWTPQSLNDIEAIADFIAKDSDYYAQMFIIKVFDTVERLELYPECGRVLPELNRKEIREIIFGNYRIIYRIKEDLVEILTVYHSARLLNDRIENLL from the coding sequence ATGGTTAGAATAGAATGGACGCCACAATCTTTAAACGATATTGAAGCTATAGCAGATTTTATTGCAAAGGACTCAGATTATTATGCTCAGATGTTTATAATAAAAGTTTTTGACACAGTGGAGCGTTTGGAATTATACCCCGAATGTGGACGGGTTCTTCCAGAACTAAATCGTAAAGAAATTAGAGAAATTATTTTTGGAAATTATAGGATAATCTATAGAATAAAAGAAGACTTAGTAGAAATACTTACAGTTTATCATTCTGCAAGGCTGCTAAATGATAGAATAGAAAATTTGTTATAA
- a CDS encoding ATP-binding protein, which produces MNIYSYLPLIAVFGFFSLMVSIFFSISRKYFLTIPFILICLTTLIWQGSWTILFNIKNEKLLPLFIKIGYSGIIQTNYNSSSGHCAGESNKNRIDKFKKLLTDGVDLEINLQDNLPVIYGDSKELGNIIAEIGINAIESMDKKLQKKLIIKTKQIEVQSKMENRWNKYVQVEIGDTGCGIPEKDLGKIFNPLHTTKDKRIGLNLTIAHRVIEAHGGFIDVKTKLN; this is translated from the coding sequence ATGAATATTTATTCGTATCTTCCTTTAATAGCAGTTTTTGGTTTTTTTTCTTTAATGGTATCGATTTTTTTTAGCATATCCAGAAAATATTTTCTAACCATTCCATTTATTCTCATATGTCTAACTACTTTGATATGGCAGGGAAGCTGGACTATTCTATTCAATATCAAGAACGAAAAATTACTACCCTTGTTTATAAAAATTGGATATTCAGGGATTATTCAGACGAATTACAATTCGTCATCAGGCCATTGTGCCGGCGAAAGCAATAAAAACAGGATTGATAAGTTTAAAAAGTTATTAACCGACGGAGTAGATTTGGAGATTAATTTGCAGGATAATCTGCCAGTGATTTACGGGGATAGTAAGGAACTGGGGAATATAATCGCGGAAATAGGTATAAATGCCATTGAATCAATGGATAAAAAGTTACAAAAAAAATTGATAATCAAGACGAAACAGATAGAGGTGCAGTCAAAGATGGAAAATAGATGGAATAAATATGTTCAGGTAGAGATAGGTGATACAGGCTGCGGGATACCCGAAAAAGATTTAGGCAAGATATTTAATCCGTTGCATACCACGAAAGACAAGAGGATCGGTTTAAATTTGACAATAGCGCATAGGGTAATAGAGGCACACGGAGGATTTATAGATGTTAAGACGAAACTCAATTAA